The segment GCCTGTTCGCCGACGGGTCGGCTTCGTCCGCCAAAAACATCCCGGCGGCCACGGATCGCGCCTGGGCAAGTTTCCATCCCACAGGTCAGGATCTCCCTCGACGAGCACGGCGCACCGTGGTTCCACGCCGGGGATGTCTGCCGGGTGATGGGGTATGGAAACTCCAGGCAGGCTTTGGACTCCCATGTGGATCCAGTGATGTCCAGAAATTGGACGTCATCGACAGCCTTGGCCGCAACCAACAAACCAACTTCGTCAACGAGTCCGGCCTGTACGCCCTGATCTTCGGCTCCACCAAGCCGGAAGCCAAACGCTTCAAGCGCGGGGTCACCTCCGAGGTTCTTCCGGCCATTCGCAGAAATGGCAGATTCGGCTGCACGGATCGTCACGTCCAGGGCGCGGCTGCCATTGCCAATGGCCTGGAACGGCTTGTCCAGGCGCTGAAGCTGACCGGGGAGACCGACGGCATCAAACTGCCGCCCCGGAACGAACTCCGCGTTCCGCACAAAGGGGCGTTGAGTTTCCAGCAGGCCATCAGACTCATCCATATCGAGTACGGAATCGCACATCCACGTCCGGGCGGCGAACAAGAGCGACCTGCAAGCATCGGTGAGGGTGTTGGACCCGTTCATGGCCTTGCAGGAATCTGGCGGCAGCAAGAGCGGCCTGTTCGGAAAAGACCTGGGCGTCCCAGTCGGGGCGCGTCCCACCCCGACATCAATCACCCGGCCCGGCAGCTTCCCCGGCGCGATGTTGCAGAGGAAGGGCTACTTTATCGCCCCCATCCGCAAGGGGTCGAGCGTCAAAGGAGTCTGGCGCCGCACCGGCAAGGGGCGCCGTGAACGGATAAAACTGATGTACCTGTTTTCCCGGCAGGTGCGGCTCAAGCCCAGGTTCGGCTTTCACGAGACCGTGCGCAAGGTGGCATTGCAAAATTTCCCCAAGCGGTTCACGGAGGCATTGCAGAAAGCTCTGGCCATGGCTCGGTGATCAAGGGTGAAATCAGCTTTGCAGGGTTGGCGTTGTGACTCAAACCTACTGAGCTTTACACTGACGCAAGTTTGTTGGATACCCATGCATTGAGGGAAACTCCCTGCCGTTCTGCTTCAATGGCCAATCGACGGTGAAGATCTTTGGCGATGCGAACGTTGAATTGTCCACTATATTTTCTACGGCTTGGTGCAACAGGGATTTGTGGGTGTTGGGCGTGTCGCCCCGCAGCGACATGCCGAAGTAGTAGCGCACCGGTTCGTTTCTCCCAGATCGGAATCGTCGCCGGATGGGTCTTGAACGACAGGATGTTGCCGCTGGCCCAGGTGCCGCCCCAACCGGTGGCGGGCAAGGTGAAGTACGGTCTGGCGTGGTCCGGGTTGGTGGGTGCAAAGGCGCTGTTTCTGCTACCGGTGCCGACCGATCCGACCGTGTCACCAGCACAGGTGAAATCCGTGGCCGATGTGAAAGTGATGGTCCATGTCTGCTCGATTCCGGCGATGTGATCCACCATGCGCAGATCCGTAAGCGTTGTGGGTGCGCTGCCGGAGCCGTTCCAGCCGCCATAGGTGCCGGAGGCGGACGAGACGCCCCAGGTATCGACTTTGGCCCGGAGGTCGCCGCACTCCATCACCGAGGCCACCCGGGTGTTGGCGGCCAGGAAGGAGTTTTCCAGAGAGGTGCCGTCTGCCAGGGTCAGGGCCACCAGATTGCCGTTCCAGGAAACCGCCGACGGCAGGTTCTTGATGCGCACGAACTCCTCCTGGCCGGAGAGATCGGCCACGGAGGTCTTGTTGGAAATGCGGATCAACTGGTTCGGATTGAAAATCCAGTCGGTCTGCGCCTCGACGTTCACCTGGAGGGTGGTGGCCCCGATGGAGACGTTGGCGTTCAGCGTGCCGCAGCCGAACAAAAGCGGCGAGGCATTCATGCTGCCCTGGGTATCGGTCTGGGTGCCCTGGAAGATCACCACCCGGTCCCCGCCGGGAGTGGGCGTTTCGACGAACACCCGGGCATCGTACAACATGAGGTTGTCGGGACTGGCGATCTTGAGGAAGGTCTTGCGGTATTTGGTGGAACCGGTCGTCCGCTCACTGGCGGGCACGTCCGGCCAGACGTTGTTCTTGACGCCGTCCGGGATCTCCACGGTGGACATGCGTCCGCCGTTGGAAGCGGTGTCGCTGACGACCTGGGATTTCATGAAAAGGATCTGCTGGCTTTCGATGGACATGGTTATATCTCCGTGAGCTTGATCGTACCGTTGAAAAGCGTGCTGTGAGGCCGAATGGGGGTGAACGAGATCGCGGGTGGATCCTGATGGCGGAACATCACCTGGAACTCTTCGCCCTCCCAGATGAAGGTGAAAACGCCGCCGGGCTGCACGGCCATGGCGTGGATTGCCTGGACCTGACCGAGTGAAAGCCATGTCACATCGTCCGTTGCCTCCAGGTCGATGGGACGGCCACCCACCAGGGGTGCCGACCACACCACCTGGGATCCACCCAGGGTGCGGGCGGTCTCGACGGCAACTGGCGCCCAGGCGTAACGGTTGGTCCACTGGATGGAATCGGGCAAGATCAGGTCGCCAAGCTGTTTCATCGCATCCCCCGTTGCATCTCCTGCAAAGCATTCACGAACCGACGGACATTCTCCCGGTCCCCGCGCAGGGAGGCTTCCGGGCGGTTGTTCACGGTCAGATTGAGGTTGACCACCCCCTCCACCGAAGGCGTGACCGCACCTCCTCCGGCCAACGCCACCTGCGTGATCGTCGGAATCACCAATCGGCGCACGACGCCACCGAATTCGAACCGTGGAATGGCGGGCATCCTGACGGACGAGACCAACCCACCCTGGGCGAACCGGGGAAGGTCCGCCGGATTCAGCTTCATTCGGTTCATGGCGTAGAGCCGGTCCAGGCCGTAGAGCCGTACAGCGTGCCGGTTGAGGACGAATTCGCCTGCTTCCAGCAAAGCGCGGATCCTGTCCCCGCCACCCCAGCCGGGCAGAAAGCCGCCACGGGCGAAACCTGCAAGGCCACCCTGGGAATGGGCTTCGGTCTCTTGACGGATCACGTTGATGGTAATCGTCTTGTCCTGCAGGGCCGCAACACTGCTGCGCACCGCCTCGATTGCGGAGAGAGCCTGCCCGGTCTCTGCCTGCACCTGGACCGGATTGCTGGCGACGGTGGTTTTGAACTCCTGGAACTTGGCCAGTAGACCATCGATGGCCCCGCTGGCAGAAACCGTGTCGAAACTGGCCTTCACCTCCGGTTGCCAGCCGGAAAGCTCGGTTTTGAACTTCGCAAAAACGCGGGACACTTCATCGAGACTCGCCTGGACCTTGCCGGTCGCCCCCTGGAGCACGTTGCCGACCACGGTATCGAGCGCGTTCGCACCCCCCTGGAGTTCGGCCTTGATCTGCACCACCCGCTCTTTTTTCTCCAGCAGGGCGTCGATTTCGGTACCGGCGGCGCGGATCTTCTCCATGTTGGCGTTGATGAGCATGGTGTGATCCCTGGCCAGGGCGTCGTCCACCTCCTTGACTGCATCACGGACTCTGGCCAGGGCATCGGTTGCGGCGGCGGATTTTTTCTGCAGGCTGTCGGCGGCGGCTTGATGGGCGTTGCTCTCTTCCTGGAAGGCCTGGTTTTCGATTTGCGCGGCCTTTTGCATCTGGGCGATGGAGCGGGTGGCCGCCTCGTTTGCGCCGACCACCTCCTGGTTGCCGACCCGCACCGCCTCCGAGGTCTGCTCGGCCAGGGCGATCATCTTGTCGGCATTCCTACGGGCCGCCTCATAATTTCCCTCCCGCAGAGCGGCTTCCGCCTGGGTCTGTTCCTGGGCAATGCGCCGTTGGCGGGCGGCGTAGAGCTGGACCGGGTCCATCCCTTTTTCCGCGATCCCCTGGATGCGGTCGGCCACCGAGGCGTTGAAATCCTTCCTCTGCTCGGCCAGTTGCCGGGCGGCGTCCCGGTGGCGCATCTCCTCGGCGATCAGCTTGTCGATGTTCTGCCGATAGGCCGATTCGACCTTCTCCAGAATGCGCCTCTGGGATTGCAGCCGCTCCTCGTCGATGCGGGTGGCATCGAGTCCGAGGCGTTTGGCGTTGTCGATCTTGGTCTGGTACTCCCTCTGGGAGAGAGACAAAGCCTCGGTCTGGTAATGCCGGGCTGCGGCCAGTCTGGCGTTGGTCTCCTCGATCACAAAAGCGTTGGTCGCCTGCAGCATGGCCTGCTGGGAGAACTTCCGGGCCTCGGCCTCCTGGTTTGCCTGTTCGATCATGAACGACGAGCGTTTGTGTTCCGTGGCCTGATAAAAATCCACTTCGGATTGGAAACGGGCGCGGCGTCGTGCGAACTGCTCATCCAGGGCGGTGGTGGTGGTCTCGAAAGCCGATGTGGCGGCATCGACCAGAGCCTTCCAGGATTTGGTCTCGTCATCCACCGCGTCTTTGAGCTTGCCCCGGTGCAGCACCAGGGCCTCGTTGTATTTTCCCAGTTGCAGATCGGCGGCGCCAATGGCGTCCACCAGACCCTTTTTGGCGGCGGCCACTGGGCCGGAGATGGCAATCGAGAATTGCTTGAAGCTGTCTGCCAGGGTGGCGACCTTGCCGGTGGCGGAAGATGCCTCGCCGGTCATGGCCCGGAACAGGGTGATGATCTGTTCTTTCATTTGTGGATCGGCATGGATGCCATCCATGGCAGCACCCAACTCTTCCACGGAGAGACCGGCCTTTTTCGCCTCCTGCATCGTCTTGTTGATCGCGGCTGCCACCTCCTCATGGGTACGGCGCAGCTCGCTGCCGGTGACCTTGTTTTTCTCCAGGGTGCCATTCAGGCGGTCGATCTGTTGCCAGTTTTTCTGGGCAGGCGACTGGGTGCCGCCAGTGGCGCCGTAGCGTTTCGACATGCTCTCCTGGAAGGCGTCCAGCTCCTTGCGGGTCTCCCGCAGGGCTTTGGCCTGGGTCTCCAATTGCGAGGCCAGATCGAACTGGTCCCTGGTTTTGAGTTGATCGATGAAGCGGTTCAGCTTCCCGGCGTTGTCTTCAGCCGCATCGCCCACCTTGGCCATGATGCGCCCCTGGGCGTCGAGCGAAAGATTGGCCTCGGGCAGCAGGCTGGCCAGTTTCTCTTCCGCTTCGATATGCTCCTTGCTGCCTGCCTTGGTGTTCTCCAGGGTCTGTTTCAACT is part of the Magnetococcales bacterium genome and harbors:
- a CDS encoding type II toxin-antitoxin system HicB family antitoxin, whose product is MVDHIAGIEQTWTITFTSATDFTCAGDTVGSVGTGSRNSAFAPTNPDHARPYFTLPATGWGGTWASGNILSFKTHPATIPIWEKRTGALLLRHVAAGRHAQHPQIPVAPSRRKYSGQFNVRIAKDLHRRLAIEAERQGVSLNAWVSNKLASV